In one Brevibacillus composti genomic region, the following are encoded:
- a CDS encoding sporulation protein yields MQLPPNGKRAAAAAGAVVLLLAMATGCGRTMPQESSYGAKSYDPQQHATIKSDRSGDIIDRGAPPIEDRDKLMGRNQNPNLIIGHPEVSNYQVDMDNMEMMARSVQGVENARITLSGGNAYVTLDLIPNVTANEARNIEQQVIAALRQKVPRYDFHVTSNDGYHR; encoded by the coding sequence ATGCAACTCCCGCCTAATGGAAAGAGAGCAGCGGCCGCAGCAGGAGCGGTTGTATTGCTGCTGGCGATGGCGACTGGCTGCGGCCGTACGATGCCCCAGGAAAGCAGCTACGGCGCGAAGAGCTACGATCCGCAGCAGCACGCGACGATCAAGAGCGACCGCAGTGGAGATATTATCGATAGAGGGGCTCCCCCGATTGAGGATCGCGACAAGCTGATGGGCCGCAATCAAAATCCCAATCTGATCATCGGTCATCCCGAGGTCAGCAACTATCAGGTGGATATGGACAACATGGAGATGATGGCCCGTTCTGTGCAGGGGGTAGAGAATGCGAGGATTACCCTGAGCGGGGGCAATGCCTACGTGACCCTGGACCTGATTCCGAATGTGACGGCCAATGAAGCCCGGAACATTGAACAGCAAGTCATCGCCGCCCTGCGGCAAAAGGTGCCTCGCTACGATTTCCACGTCACTTCCAATGACGGGTACCATCGATAA
- a CDS encoding thymidine kinase, with translation MAQLYFRYGAMNASKSIQLLTVAHNYEQSGKKVMVFAPAIDDRFGVGKVASRVGISREAVPIAEQSDLYEAVAAEASLPHCVLVDEGQFLSPQHVQQLVRVVDELDIPVIVYGLLKNFKNELFVGSAHLLCEADKIEEIKTVCVYCNKKATHILKYKNGKPVYTGETIEIGGNETYSSVCRRHYYHPPAE, from the coding sequence GTGGCGCAACTATATTTCCGTTATGGAGCAATGAACGCCTCCAAATCGATTCAGCTGCTGACGGTAGCCCATAATTACGAGCAGTCCGGCAAAAAAGTCATGGTCTTTGCCCCTGCCATCGACGATCGGTTTGGAGTGGGTAAGGTGGCTTCTCGCGTAGGGATCAGCCGTGAAGCGGTACCGATCGCAGAGCAGTCGGATCTGTACGAGGCAGTGGCGGCGGAGGCCTCTCTCCCCCACTGTGTGCTGGTGGATGAAGGACAATTTCTCAGCCCGCAGCACGTTCAGCAGCTCGTCCGCGTCGTTGACGAACTGGATATCCCGGTCATCGTCTACGGGCTGTTGAAGAATTTTAAAAACGAGCTGTTTGTCGGCAGTGCCCACCTGCTGTGCGAAGCGGACAAGATCGAGGAAATCAAAACGGTCTGCGTCTATTGCAACAAAAAGGCCACACACATTCTGAAATACAAAAACGGCAAGCCCGTCTACACCGGAGAGACCATCGAAATCGGCGGAAACGAGACATACAGCAGTGTATGCCGCCGTCACTATTACCATCCGCCCGCGGAGTAA
- the rpmE gene encoding 50S ribosomal protein L31: protein MKQGIHPNYNVVKVTCACGNEFESGSVKQALKVEICSNCHPFFTGKQKFVDAGGRVDRFKRKYNLS from the coding sequence ATGAAACAAGGCATTCATCCGAACTACAATGTAGTAAAAGTTACATGTGCATGCGGTAACGAATTCGAATCCGGTTCTGTGAAGCAAGCGTTGAAAGTGGAGATCTGCTCCAACTGCCACCCATTCTTCACAGGCAAACAAAAATTCGTTGATGCTGGCGGCCGTGTGGACCGTTTCAAACGCAAATACAATCTTTCTTAA
- a CDS encoding radical SAM protein produces the protein MQLVYADEKGNVFDHPELLAVARNGDILTEILDEELIPLPEGATLVSLPDTVPIGMDPDTGEMVKLDGYTAVGALIPQGFTRLLLPGYVKTDKTSKFPLFGYTAVVWKDERFWVAGRKSDDPHQWNPLNFPMDELRQRVEKTLELFPNNRILQHLSHCALEYECLTASNNFFHRWEGSLPVSYTCNAGCYGCISEQPEDSGFPSPQTRMNFKPTEDELVEVMLHHLQTPESIISFGQGCEGEPSTMAGIIVPAMRRVREQTDMGYININTNAGLTDHIKGIVDAGLDLMRVSTISAIDEHYNAYYRPRGYTLENVARSAEYAASKGVYTSINYLCFPGVFDREEEMEAMIAFIRRTGIKLIQLRNLNIDPESYLAMIPPAKGEIFGMKQAIEIYQQELPDVVIGSFTHVPPKELRRRKNQAQP, from the coding sequence ATGCAATTGGTATACGCAGACGAGAAAGGCAATGTATTCGATCACCCCGAACTTTTGGCGGTGGCTCGAAATGGCGATATATTGACAGAGATTTTGGATGAGGAATTGATTCCGCTGCCGGAAGGGGCGACACTCGTCAGCCTGCCGGATACAGTTCCCATCGGAATGGACCCGGATACGGGCGAGATGGTGAAGCTGGATGGGTATACGGCAGTGGGGGCATTGATTCCTCAAGGCTTTACTCGATTGCTGCTGCCCGGTTACGTGAAGACGGATAAAACGAGCAAGTTCCCGTTGTTTGGCTATACGGCTGTGGTATGGAAAGATGAGCGTTTCTGGGTGGCAGGCCGTAAAAGTGACGATCCTCATCAGTGGAACCCGCTCAACTTCCCTATGGACGAGCTGCGCCAGCGGGTAGAGAAGACGCTGGAGCTGTTCCCGAACAACCGGATCTTGCAGCATCTCTCCCACTGTGCGCTGGAATACGAGTGCCTGACGGCTTCCAATAACTTTTTCCATCGCTGGGAAGGAAGTCTTCCCGTCTCATACACCTGCAATGCAGGCTGCTACGGCTGCATCTCCGAACAGCCGGAAGACAGCGGCTTTCCGTCACCGCAGACGCGGATGAATTTCAAACCGACAGAGGACGAGCTGGTCGAGGTGATGCTGCACCATTTGCAGACGCCCGAGAGCATTATCAGCTTCGGCCAGGGGTGCGAAGGAGAGCCGTCCACGATGGCGGGGATTATCGTGCCGGCTATGCGCCGCGTGCGAGAGCAGACGGATATGGGCTACATCAACATCAATACCAACGCCGGACTGACCGATCACATCAAGGGGATCGTCGATGCCGGATTGGATTTGATGCGGGTAAGTACCATCAGTGCGATCGATGAGCACTACAACGCCTACTACCGGCCACGAGGCTACACGCTGGAAAACGTCGCCCGCTCGGCGGAATACGCCGCTTCCAAAGGCGTCTACACGTCGATCAATTACCTCTGCTTCCCGGGCGTTTTCGACCGTGAAGAGGAGATGGAAGCGATGATTGCGTTTATCCGTCGGACAGGCATCAAGCTGATTCAGCTGCGCAACCTGAATATCGACCCGGAGAGCTATTTGGCAATGATTCCTCCTGCAAAAGGGGAGATCTTCGGGATGAAACAGGCGATCGAAATCTACCAGCAGGAGCTGCCGGACGTGGTGATCGGCTCCTTTACCCACGTGCCGCCAAAAGAGCTGCGCCGCCGGAAGAACCAGGCACAGCCTTGA
- a CDS encoding M23 family metallopeptidase, translating to MDYEQMPAGWGSREEVKQAVVEQVLFEAFNPFSSLNKPTARAKGEVLTYTVKQGDTLSEIASRYGLSLKQLVELNKMVNPHLLGIGMKLVLNSDEVTHTVRRGENMDYIAKRYNVSKEMILEKNPLLRLMSDNLYIGQSIQIPVADTGTLTAKEWSQKRNVVTAASRKANRSRMMEWPVKDATVTSGFGTRWGRMHKGLDMWKESEGQTPIYAAKEGVVVEAGGNRGGYGYIVILDHGDGLQTYYAHMRKIIVSPGQQVEQGEMLGYMGRTGDSTGYHLHFEVREDNVPMNPLRYLSR from the coding sequence GTGGATTACGAGCAGATGCCGGCGGGGTGGGGAAGCCGCGAGGAAGTGAAGCAGGCAGTCGTCGAGCAGGTACTGTTTGAAGCCTTTAACCCTTTTTCCTCCCTGAACAAACCAACGGCGAGGGCGAAGGGCGAGGTGCTGACCTACACCGTGAAACAGGGCGATACGTTGTCTGAGATCGCGAGTCGCTACGGACTGTCGCTCAAGCAGCTGGTGGAGCTGAACAAGATGGTCAATCCCCATCTCTTGGGAATCGGCATGAAGCTGGTCTTGAATTCCGATGAGGTGACGCATACGGTGAGGCGCGGCGAGAATATGGACTACATCGCCAAACGATACAACGTAAGCAAAGAAATGATCCTGGAGAAAAATCCGTTGCTGCGGTTGATGTCGGACAACCTTTACATAGGGCAATCGATTCAGATCCCCGTCGCCGATACAGGAACGCTGACAGCCAAGGAATGGTCCCAAAAGCGGAATGTGGTGACTGCCGCCAGCCGCAAAGCCAATCGTTCCCGGATGATGGAATGGCCGGTCAAAGACGCGACCGTCACGAGTGGATTCGGTACGAGATGGGGGCGCATGCACAAAGGGCTGGACATGTGGAAGGAGAGCGAAGGGCAGACGCCCATCTACGCCGCCAAGGAAGGCGTGGTCGTCGAGGCGGGAGGAAATCGCGGCGGCTACGGCTATATCGTGATTCTCGATCACGGGGACGGATTGCAGACCTATTACGCCCATATGCGCAAAATCATCGTCTCGCCCGGCCAGCAGGTGGAGCAGGGGGAGATGCTCGGCTATATGGGACGGACCGGGGATTCCACGGGCTACCATCTCCATTTTGAAGTGCGAGAGGATAACGTCCCGATGAATCCACTCCGGTATTTGAGCAGGTAA